In the Verrucomicrobiota bacterium genome, one interval contains:
- a CDS encoding PhoPQ-activated protein PqaA family protein, protein MRSIFSFLCGSVLAGVLDSMLVLAALSFSTGLGYANGETVPLFASLTELFQKDAPINPDRITFSREPVKTVDCQIYEGKTMRTIDFTFTANPLLGLKANHVGRVYLPDPEIPEHARGVAAICNGGNKQGTVLTADNDWIEYLVIQMGVPCVTIQSSFNQRDYGMRTMGQVMSESIERFNETGDAREAGYYALARVFSGMATASQMIPEVKADRFIVSGSSKGGMAAIIACAGDPRIVACYPTAWDTGDLEASTRLKGERWGWDIRPKDTGPAGDSARESMNYLISPKGRYMRKLFDVSHWYKLLSEKFVMIGTGTNDHLHHMMSAKDYFDNLPCKKAFMRVPNTGHGKETVDHAAGWRFSVAAGLLGQSIPEVRLESEERNGEVLIYATLSNVKQLNSLTLYSTTDPVGDYRNAEWTDEVIDPTPVSGERILIKKIAVPMEGTWACFARIIEEGKFCAGINSSNAVEIGIPRIYTLK, encoded by the coding sequence ATGCGTTCTATATTTTCTTTCCTTTGCGGATCCGTGCTTGCAGGGGTCCTGGATTCAATGCTCGTTTTGGCGGCGCTTTCTTTCAGTACAGGTTTGGGTTACGCCAACGGGGAGACGGTTCCCCTCTTTGCGTCCCTTACGGAACTGTTTCAGAAGGACGCCCCGATTAATCCCGACCGGATTACGTTTTCCCGGGAGCCGGTCAAAACGGTCGATTGCCAGATCTATGAAGGCAAAACGATGCGCACCATCGATTTCACATTCACCGCCAACCCCCTTCTCGGCCTGAAGGCCAATCACGTGGGGCGGGTGTATCTTCCCGATCCGGAAATCCCCGAGCATGCACGGGGAGTGGCCGCCATCTGTAATGGCGGGAATAAACAAGGCACGGTTCTCACGGCAGACAACGACTGGATCGAGTACCTGGTGATCCAGATGGGCGTTCCCTGCGTGACCATCCAAAGCTCGTTCAATCAACGCGACTACGGCATGAGGACGATGGGCCAGGTGATGTCGGAAAGCATCGAAAGATTCAATGAGACGGGCGACGCTCGCGAAGCAGGATACTATGCGTTGGCCCGGGTTTTTTCGGGCATGGCCACGGCATCACAAATGATTCCCGAAGTGAAGGCCGATCGTTTCATTGTCTCGGGAAGTTCAAAAGGCGGCATGGCGGCCATTATCGCCTGTGCGGGTGATCCGCGTATTGTCGCCTGTTACCCGACTGCGTGGGACACCGGCGACCTCGAAGCCTCCACACGCCTGAAGGGCGAACGCTGGGGCTGGGATATCAGACCCAAAGATACAGGACCGGCGGGAGATTCGGCGCGAGAGTCGATGAACTATCTAATCTCGCCCAAGGGCCGATATATGCGAAAACTCTTCGACGTGAGCCATTGGTATAAGCTTCTGAGCGAAAAATTCGTCATGATCGGAACTGGTACGAACGACCATTTGCACCACATGATGTCCGCGAAAGATTACTTTGACAATTTGCCGTGCAAAAAAGCGTTCATGCGCGTTCCGAACACCGGCCACGGGAAAGAAACCGTGGATCATGCCGCCGGGTGGCGTTTCTCGGTGGCGGCGGGATTGCTCGGACAAAGCATTCCGGAAGTCCGGCTGGAATCGGAAGAGCGCAACGGAGAGGTTCTCATTTACGCCACCCTCTCGAACGTGAAACAACTTAACAGCCTCACGCTGTATTCCACAACCGACCCTGTCGGCGATTATCGCAATGCCGAATGGACGGATGAGGTCATTGATCCGACACCGGTCAGCGGAGAGCGAATCCTGATCAAAAAGATTGCCGTTCCCATGGAAGGGACATGGGCCTGCTTCGCCCGCATTATCGAAGAAGGGAAATTCTGTGCTGGTATCAATAGTTCAAATGCGGTCGAAATAGGAATCCCGAGAATTTACACATTGAAATGA